The following DNA comes from Fervidibacillus albus.
GAGGACCACGAAGAAATCGTTCTCGTGAAAGATATACCGTTTTATTCTATGTGTGAGCACCATCTCGTTCCTTTTTTCGGACATGCCCACGTCGCCTATATGCCAAAGGGGGGACGGGTCGTCGGATTAAGTAAAATGGCGCGTGCCGTCGAAGCCGTATCCAAAAGGCCTCAATTACAAGAACGGATTACGAAAACGATTGTCGATGCAATTATGGAAAAATTAAATCCCCACGGAGCGATTGTCGTGTTAGAAGCAGAACATATGTGCATGACGATGAGGGGGATTAAAAAGCCGGGTTCAAAAACGGTGACGATTG
Coding sequences within:
- the folE gene encoding GTP cyclohydrolase I FolE; the protein is MKEENLQQIEQAVRLILEAIGENPNREGLVDTPKRVAKMYEEMFAGLQKDPKEYFETIFHEDHEEIVLVKDIPFYSMCEHHLVPFFGHAHVAYMPKGGRVVGLSKMARAVEAVSKRPQLQERITKTIVDAIMEKLNPHGAIVVLEAEHMCMTMRGIKKPGSKTVTIAARGIFESDYEKRQEVLQLIKQKM